A portion of the Oxynema aestuarii AP17 genome contains these proteins:
- a CDS encoding inositol monophosphatase family protein: MNQKQLQIFLDVATEAALAGGAVLQSYWGNLDSIQEKGRPGDLVTAADKESERVVLDVLTRHFPDCAILAEESGAIGGSDTPYLWAIDPLDGTTNFAHQYPDFAVSIGLLVEGVPHVGVIYDPLHDKLFRAGIGLGATCNRRPIRVSQTAELAHSLLVTGFAYDRRETADNNYAEFCHLTHLTQGVRRSGSASIDLSRVACGQLDGYWERGLSPWDLAAGIVLVREAGGRVTAYDGSPFAIESGRILATNGHLHEPLSRELQQIRPLEGWANPVAEAIG; the protein is encoded by the coding sequence GCGCCGTCCTCCAATCCTATTGGGGCAATCTCGACAGCATCCAGGAAAAAGGACGACCCGGGGATCTCGTCACCGCCGCCGACAAGGAATCGGAACGGGTCGTCCTCGACGTCTTGACCCGTCATTTCCCCGATTGCGCGATTCTCGCCGAAGAAAGCGGCGCGATCGGGGGTAGCGATACCCCCTACCTCTGGGCGATCGACCCCCTCGACGGCACCACTAACTTCGCCCATCAATATCCCGATTTTGCCGTTTCGATCGGCCTACTCGTCGAAGGAGTGCCCCACGTCGGCGTCATTTACGACCCCTTACACGACAAGCTGTTTCGCGCCGGGATCGGATTGGGCGCCACCTGCAACCGTCGCCCGATTCGAGTGTCTCAAACCGCCGAACTCGCTCATTCTCTCCTCGTCACCGGGTTCGCCTACGATCGCCGCGAAACCGCCGATAACAACTATGCGGAATTTTGCCATCTCACCCATTTAACCCAAGGAGTACGCCGTTCCGGATCCGCCTCGATCGACCTGTCTCGCGTCGCCTGCGGTCAACTCGACGGCTATTGGGAACGGGGGTTATCCCCGTGGGATCTGGCGGCGGGGATCGTCCTGGTGCGCGAAGCGGGGGGGCGCGTCACCGCTTACGACGGCAGTCCCTTCGCGATCGAGTCCGGGCGGATTTTAGCCACCAACGGTCACTTACACGAGCCGTTATCTCGGGAACTGCAACAGATACGACCTCTGGAGGGCTGGGCGAATCCCGTGGCGGAGGCGATCGGTTAA
- a CDS encoding J domain-containing protein, whose protein sequence is MSFKIEHGLFKFDFTDHHAILGVPLDAEFNDIRKRYMKIARSLHPDSFQTDNPSDKQMASQIFSKLVNPAYAKLSSDRNRAEHDVLLGMMGKRLVQERDKIQLKSQAATELMKSRNLDEDYKKAIAQIAKDLYHSLSGSKKQIAQLSELNLVYLLRKESEGGGLGKKKRAKAQPQPKPEQPDSPPSGESPEDTNTSPTSPKSAKIADYCRRAEEFMEAGNLTQTVVELKEALKLDPKNSQIHGLLGMAYVKQNQITMAKVHINQALKLNPQESMANEAKKELVKQSKKSAKKQEKGSALAGFLNNLFGGKKK, encoded by the coding sequence ATGTCTTTTAAAATCGAGCACGGTCTGTTTAAATTTGATTTTACCGACCACCACGCGATTTTGGGCGTTCCGTTAGACGCCGAGTTTAACGACATCCGCAAGCGCTACATGAAAATCGCCCGGAGTTTGCATCCGGATAGTTTCCAGACGGATAACCCTTCGGACAAGCAAATGGCCAGTCAAATTTTTTCCAAACTGGTCAATCCGGCTTATGCCAAGTTGTCGAGCGATCGCAACCGCGCCGAACACGATGTCTTACTCGGGATGATGGGCAAACGCCTCGTTCAAGAACGGGATAAAATCCAGCTCAAAAGCCAAGCGGCGACGGAGTTAATGAAAAGCCGCAATCTCGATGAGGATTACAAAAAGGCGATCGCCCAAATTGCGAAAGACCTCTATCACTCCCTCTCGGGAAGTAAAAAGCAAATCGCCCAACTGAGCGAACTCAATCTCGTTTACTTGCTTCGCAAGGAAAGCGAAGGCGGCGGACTCGGGAAGAAAAAACGGGCGAAAGCACAACCCCAACCTAAACCCGAGCAGCCCGATTCGCCGCCTTCCGGGGAAAGCCCAGAAGACACGAACACCTCGCCGACTTCTCCCAAATCCGCGAAAATCGCCGACTATTGCCGTCGGGCCGAGGAATTCATGGAAGCGGGGAATCTGACTCAAACGGTCGTCGAATTGAAAGAAGCCCTCAAACTCGACCCGAAAAACAGTCAAATTCATGGTTTATTAGGGATGGCTTATGTGAAGCAAAACCAGATCACGATGGCGAAGGTTCACATCAATCAAGCCCTGAAACTCAATCCTCAAGAGTCAATGGCCAACGAGGCTAAAAAAGAGTTGGTCAAGCAGTCGAAGAAATCGGCGAAAAAACAAGAGAAAGGCTCTGCTCTTGCCGGATTTTTGAATAATCTGTTTGGTGGGAAGAAAAAATAA
- a CDS encoding ATP phosphoribosyltransferase regulatory subunit: protein MVHQPPAGARDLLPLDVAQKRWIENRLRSVFHAHGYHRIVTSTLERLDTLMAGGAIDASTLIQLQETDEEIPLALRPEITASIARAAVTRMAGVTYPQRLYYNANVFRRESQAPHGSQQEFYQAGVELLGAGGVLADAEVLFLLANCLQALGLTGWRLVLGEAGLTRSLLSEFSETLRPKVRSAIAHLDRVALHHLPLSDAQRERALFLFDLRGRPGDVLQRVAQLPLDAQQQQSLENLKSLVDLLAEASTGQKGASLGPDNLILDLSLIQPLDYYTGIVFEAVVASDGYAKVLGQGGRYDRLLALYDPEGDMTPGIGFALNLEDLHRVLLPTGQLPAQTPTSDWLVVPTGDRAATAAFVYARQLREGEPSTRVELQLDPAEDAETVRQWAADRAIARIAWVEADGTAQVETVSPA from the coding sequence ATGGTTCATCAACCCCCGGCAGGGGCGCGGGATCTTCTGCCCCTCGATGTCGCCCAAAAACGCTGGATTGAAAATCGTCTGCGCTCGGTGTTTCACGCCCACGGCTATCACCGGATCGTAACTTCGACCCTGGAACGGCTCGATACCCTGATGGCTGGGGGGGCGATCGATGCCTCTACCCTGATTCAGTTGCAGGAAACCGACGAAGAGATCCCCTTGGCCCTGCGCCCGGAAATTACGGCCTCGATCGCCCGCGCGGCGGTTACGCGCATGGCGGGGGTCACCTATCCCCAGCGCCTTTACTACAATGCCAATGTCTTTCGGCGCGAGTCTCAAGCCCCTCACGGCTCCCAACAGGAGTTTTATCAGGCGGGGGTCGAACTGCTCGGCGCGGGGGGCGTTCTCGCCGATGCGGAGGTGCTGTTTCTGTTGGCGAATTGCTTGCAAGCTCTCGGACTGACGGGCTGGCGCCTGGTGTTGGGTGAGGCGGGCCTGACTCGCTCCCTGCTCTCGGAGTTTTCCGAAACCCTACGCCCCAAGGTGCGCTCGGCGATCGCCCATTTGGATCGGGTCGCCCTACACCACCTCCCCCTCTCTGACGCCCAACGCGAACGCGCCCTCTTTTTATTCGATTTGCGCGGGCGTCCGGGGGATGTCCTGCAACGGGTGGCTCAATTGCCCCTCGACGCGCAGCAACAGCAAAGTCTGGAAAATCTCAAGTCTCTGGTCGATTTACTGGCAGAAGCCTCGACCGGGCAAAAGGGCGCCAGTCTCGGACCGGACAACTTAATTTTAGATTTGAGTTTGATCCAACCCCTCGATTATTACACCGGGATCGTCTTTGAAGCGGTTGTCGCCAGCGACGGCTACGCCAAAGTTCTCGGTCAAGGGGGCCGTTACGATCGCTTGTTGGCGCTTTACGATCCGGAAGGGGACATGACTCCCGGGATCGGTTTTGCCCTCAATCTCGAAGATCTCCATCGCGTTTTACTCCCCACGGGCCAACTCCCGGCGCAAACGCCTACGAGTGATTGGCTGGTCGTCCCGACGGGCGATCGCGCCGCCACCGCCGCGTTTGTTTACGCCCGCCAGTTGCGCGAGGGCGAACCCTCTACTCGCGTCGAACTCCAGTTGGATCCGGCGGAGGATGCCGAAACCGTGCGTCAATGGGCTGCCGATCGCGCGATCGCCCGCATCGCTTGGGTCGAGGCGGACGGTACGGCGCAAGTCGAAACCGTATCCCCCGCTTAA
- a CDS encoding RluA family pseudouridine synthase produces the protein MREIQLEVEGKKERLDRYLADRLADLSRSRIQQLIAENCVRLNDSPCTAKREMVRAGDRVTLTIPDPEPVDLIPDPDIPLSVLYEDAELLVIDKQADLVVHPAAGHANDTLVNALLAHCPDLQGIGGERRPGIVHRLDKDTTGAIAIAKTERALAHLQRQIKAKTARREYLGIVYGAPKTERGTVDAPLGRHPGDRKKMAVVPVEKGGRRAVTHWQVRERLGNYTLMYFQLETGRTHQIRVHCAHLGHPIVGDPIYSKGRSPGVRLTGQALHAWRLTLEHPVTGETIAAIAPLPETFQTLLDVLRRRSGGLSVGDEARASLTGDRR, from the coding sequence GTGAGAGAAATTCAATTAGAGGTCGAAGGAAAGAAAGAACGACTGGATCGCTATTTGGCCGATCGCCTGGCGGACTTGTCGCGATCGCGCATCCAGCAACTGATCGCCGAAAACTGCGTGCGCCTCAACGACAGTCCCTGTACCGCCAAACGGGAGATGGTACGGGCAGGCGATCGCGTCACCTTGACGATTCCCGACCCGGAACCCGTCGATTTAATCCCCGATCCGGATATCCCTCTGAGCGTCCTTTACGAAGACGCCGAACTGCTCGTAATCGACAAACAGGCGGATCTCGTCGTCCATCCCGCCGCCGGACATGCGAACGATACCCTCGTCAACGCCTTACTCGCCCATTGTCCGGACTTGCAAGGGATTGGGGGCGAACGGCGTCCGGGGATCGTCCACCGCCTGGACAAAGACACGACCGGGGCGATCGCGATCGCCAAAACCGAGCGTGCTTTGGCGCACCTGCAAAGGCAAATCAAAGCCAAAACTGCCCGCCGGGAATACCTCGGGATCGTCTACGGCGCGCCGAAAACCGAACGCGGTACGGTCGATGCGCCTCTCGGTCGGCATCCGGGCGATCGCAAAAAAATGGCAGTCGTCCCCGTCGAAAAAGGCGGGCGCCGCGCAGTCACGCACTGGCAAGTGCGAGAGCGACTGGGGAATTATACATTAATGTACTTTCAACTCGAAACCGGACGCACCCATCAAATTCGGGTACACTGCGCCCATTTGGGACATCCGATCGTCGGCGATCCGATTTACAGCAAAGGGAGATCGCCGGGAGTGAGGCTGACGGGTCAAGCCTTGCACGCTTGGCGGCTGACCTTGGAACATCCGGTGACGGGAGAGACGATCGCGGCGATCGCCCCCTTACCGGAAACCTTCCAAACCTTGCTCGACGTTTTGCGACGGCGATCGGGGGGGTTGTCCGTCGGGGACGAAGCCCGGGCGAGTCTGACGGGCGATCGCCGTTAA
- a CDS encoding precorrin-2 C(20)-methyltransferase, which produces MKPAGTLYGIGVGPGDPELISVKGLKILQSVPVVAFPAGVGDRTGMAERIVADWLQERQVKLPLTFPYVRDESILAAAWQQAAREVGEVLQSGRDVAFVSEGDVSFYSTFTYLSETLKRQHPHLEIRTIPGICSPLAAAAELGIPLTIAGQRLAVLPALYAVEELERALDWADAVVLMKMSSVYPQVWQVLQRRGLLDRTYVVERATWPEATVYRGLRDRDNLQLPYFSLTIIQVRPAEIPTTDSGTFSANDRSLK; this is translated from the coding sequence ATGAAGCCAGCAGGCACCCTCTACGGGATTGGTGTCGGTCCGGGAGATCCCGAACTGATCTCCGTTAAAGGACTGAAAATTCTCCAAAGCGTCCCCGTCGTCGCCTTTCCCGCCGGGGTGGGCGATCGCACTGGAATGGCCGAACGGATCGTCGCCGACTGGCTGCAAGAGCGTCAAGTCAAACTTCCCCTGACCTTTCCTTACGTGCGCGATGAGTCTATCCTCGCCGCAGCGTGGCAACAAGCGGCTCGGGAGGTCGGGGAGGTGCTGCAAAGCGGTCGAGACGTGGCATTCGTCAGCGAAGGCGATGTCAGCTTTTACAGCACCTTTACCTATCTGAGCGAAACCCTCAAACGCCAGCACCCCCACCTCGAAATTCGCACCATTCCCGGCATTTGTTCGCCGTTAGCCGCCGCCGCCGAATTGGGGATCCCCCTGACGATCGCCGGACAACGCTTAGCCGTTTTACCCGCCCTCTACGCCGTCGAAGAACTCGAACGCGCCCTCGACTGGGCCGATGCGGTCGTCCTGATGAAAATGAGTTCGGTCTATCCGCAAGTGTGGCAAGTGCTGCAACGGCGAGGATTGCTCGATCGCACCTACGTCGTCGAACGGGCCACCTGGCCCGAGGCCACTGTTTATCGAGGTCTGCGCGATCGCGACAATCTCCAACTGCCCTATTTTTCCCTCACCATCATTCAAGTTCGCCCCGCCGAGATCCCCACCACCGATTCAGGCACCTTTTCCGCTAACGACAGGTCGCTAAAATAA
- a CDS encoding cation:proton antiporter: MEVPFDITLLIVLTVIGGIGAQVLADYLKIPGIVFLLLFGILLGPDGFGLLNPHLLGDGLEVIVSLSVALILFEGGLNLELRDLDKVSGSLRNLVTVGTLITLIGGGIAAHTLSEFPWPIAFLYAALVVVTGPTVIGPLLKQVQIQRPVAALLEGEGVLIDPVGAILAVLVLDVILNGDADPLRLIAGLTIRLGIGSAIGALGGWTIGYFLKKADFLSEDLKNLVVLAGLWGLFGLAQAIRSESGLMATVVAGIVLRASSVPEERLLRRFKGQLTILAVSVLFILLAADLSLASIVALGWGSVFTVLALMFVVRPVNVWLCTWNSGLNWRQKLFVGWVAPKGIISASVASLFAILLTDRGINGGDSIKALVFLTIIVTVVLQGLTARGVAQLLGIMSTKATGATIVGSNPLSRLVARLFQERGESVVLLDTNPEACEAARQENIRVFLSSALDHDVLEEAGLESMGTFLAMTSNGEVNLVLAQRVVEEFGPPRVLAIFPQDPQGQKTTNKTNKAKVQQAFIQDLPLKAWNQYLSDGQVKLGETVLKEPGLAFQQAHLQALMRSGELMPLLVERRDQLLVASASDGSWQRGDRIIYLLHDPKPKLLQRLSGSNQSRLTLEKLPAVEEVPIPTPVSQEAIAQNISREDNSHEPSEPPTQPPTEGEQQQAEKELELL, from the coding sequence ATGGAAGTGCCTTTTGACATTACGCTGCTGATCGTCTTGACCGTCATCGGAGGAATCGGTGCTCAAGTCCTGGCCGATTACTTAAAAATTCCCGGGATCGTCTTTTTGCTGTTATTCGGGATTTTGTTAGGTCCCGACGGCTTCGGACTGTTAAACCCACATTTGCTCGGAGACGGTCTGGAAGTCATTGTCAGCCTGTCCGTCGCACTAATCCTGTTTGAGGGCGGTTTGAACCTCGAACTGCGCGATCTCGATAAAGTTTCCGGCAGTCTGCGCAACTTAGTCACCGTCGGCACCTTGATCACCTTGATCGGCGGGGGAATTGCCGCGCATACCTTGAGCGAATTTCCCTGGCCGATCGCCTTTTTGTATGCGGCCCTCGTCGTCGTCACCGGACCGACAGTGATCGGCCCGTTACTCAAACAGGTACAGATCCAGCGTCCCGTCGCCGCCTTGCTCGAAGGCGAAGGCGTCTTGATCGACCCGGTGGGAGCCATTCTCGCGGTGCTCGTCCTGGATGTGATCCTCAACGGCGATGCGGATCCCTTGCGCTTAATTGCGGGGTTGACGATTCGTTTGGGCATTGGCAGTGCGATCGGCGCCCTGGGGGGGTGGACGATCGGCTATTTCCTCAAAAAAGCGGATTTTCTGTCCGAAGATCTGAAAAATTTGGTAGTTTTAGCGGGTTTGTGGGGCTTATTCGGCCTCGCCCAAGCGATTCGCAGCGAATCCGGCTTGATGGCTACCGTGGTCGCCGGGATCGTCTTGCGCGCCTCATCGGTACCCGAAGAGCGCCTTTTACGCCGCTTTAAAGGACAACTGACGATTCTCGCGGTCTCGGTTCTCTTTATCTTGCTCGCGGCAGACTTATCCCTCGCCAGTATTGTCGCCTTGGGATGGGGGAGTGTGTTCACGGTTTTAGCGTTGATGTTCGTCGTGCGCCCGGTCAACGTCTGGCTGTGTACCTGGAATAGCGGCTTGAATTGGCGTCAAAAGCTGTTTGTCGGTTGGGTAGCGCCGAAAGGGATTATTTCCGCCTCGGTAGCGTCCTTATTCGCGATTTTGCTCACCGATCGCGGCATCAACGGGGGGGATTCGATTAAAGCCCTCGTGTTCCTGACGATTATCGTCACCGTAGTCTTGCAAGGCTTGACCGCGCGCGGGGTCGCCCAGTTGCTCGGGATCATGTCTACGAAAGCGACAGGCGCCACGATCGTCGGCTCCAACCCGTTGAGTCGTTTGGTAGCCCGCCTGTTCCAAGAGCGCGGCGAATCGGTGGTCCTGCTCGATACCAACCCGGAAGCGTGCGAGGCGGCCCGTCAAGAGAATATACGAGTGTTTTTGAGTTCGGCTTTGGATCACGACGTTCTCGAAGAAGCGGGACTCGAATCCATGGGAACATTTTTGGCGATGACGAGCAATGGCGAAGTCAATTTAGTCTTGGCCCAGCGCGTGGTTGAGGAATTCGGCCCGCCGAGGGTACTGGCGATTTTTCCGCAAGATCCGCAAGGACAGAAGACGACGAATAAGACAAATAAGGCGAAAGTTCAACAGGCGTTCATTCAAGATCTGCCGTTAAAGGCGTGGAATCAATACTTGAGTGACGGTCAGGTGAAATTAGGCGAAACGGTGTTGAAAGAACCGGGTTTGGCCTTTCAACAGGCGCATTTGCAAGCGTTGATGCGATCGGGAGAACTGATGCCGTTGTTGGTCGAACGTCGCGATCAGTTGTTGGTGGCGTCGGCGTCGGACGGCTCGTGGCAGCGCGGCGATCGCATTATTTACTTGCTACACGACCCCAAACCGAAGTTATTGCAACGGCTTTCGGGATCGAATCAGTCGCGCTTGACTTTGGAAAAACTGCCCGCCGTGGAAGAAGTGCCGATTCCCACCCCCGTTTCCCAAGAGGCGATCGCCCAAAACATCTCCCGAGAAGATAACTCGCACGAGCCGTCCGAACCCCCAACCCAACCTCCAACCGAAGGGGAGCAACAGCAAGCGGAGAAAGAATTAGAATTGCTGTAA